Proteins encoded together in one Ferroglobus placidus DSM 10642 window:
- a CDS encoding pyruvoyl-dependent arginine decarboxylase, with protein MLKPRKFFLTAGVGFHEDPLVSFELALRDAKIEKFNLVPVSSIIPPDCVRVSLEEGLKELSAGEIVFCVMAKHSSGEEGKKIYAAVGGAKPISGHGYLVEYSGNYSGEDLDSFVRERASYLVETSHGKKPNEVFSISKVAEVKKITTVVAAAVFVI; from the coding sequence ATGCTGAAGCCGAGGAAGTTTTTTCTAACAGCCGGTGTTGGCTTTCACGAGGATCCTCTCGTGAGCTTCGAACTCGCTTTGAGGGATGCGAAGATAGAGAAATTCAACTTGGTTCCGGTGAGCAGCATAATTCCACCGGATTGCGTTCGTGTTAGCTTGGAAGAGGGGTTGAAAGAGCTTTCTGCTGGAGAAATCGTTTTCTGCGTGATGGCAAAACACTCGAGTGGAGAGGAGGGAAAGAAAATTTACGCTGCCGTTGGCGGAGCTAAACCCATTAGTGGTCACGGGTATTTGGTGGAGTACTCGGGAAACTACTCTGGAGAGGACTTGGATTCGTTTGTTAGAGAGCGAGCGAGCTATCTCGTGGAAACGAGTCATGGAAAAAAGCCAAATGAGGTTTTTTCGATATCGAAAGTGGCGGAAGTTAAAAAAATAACGACGGTTGTGGCGGCAGCAGTTTTTGTAATCTAA
- the nrfD gene encoding NrfD/PsrC family molybdoenzyme membrane anchor subunit: MSEILWEALKHVEGFIYPNEVEINWSVLIAVYPYITGLVAGAFIVASLERIFKVEAVKPTYRLALLTALAFLLCAPLPLVAHLGRPERAFEIMTTPHLTSAMAGFGFVYAWYLLIVLLTEIYYDYRRDIIRWAKEYKGIRGFIYRVLTLGEWDDSEEALKADQRVVNIVTIVGLPSAALLHGYVGFIFGSVKANIWWSSPLMPIIFLFSAMVSGIALVLLIYIASSYIRGVEPDKACTDTLAGYLLYSYILDLGLEAMELIHIFYTQEEGFDAIVTLISDKIFVSFVIIQIFFGTLVPIILLLIAKTGIFKFNVRKYLYIFATVLTLIGVFAMRWNVVIGGQILSKTYMGYSYYIMPVFGPESLSIALAIMALPFVILAILVKILPPWEAPYVWEKPELE, from the coding sequence ATGAGCGAGATTCTTTGGGAGGCGTTAAAGCACGTTGAAGGATTCATTTATCCCAACGAGGTGGAAATTAACTGGAGTGTTCTCATAGCCGTCTATCCCTACATCACGGGATTGGTGGCAGGAGCTTTCATAGTCGCCTCGCTCGAAAGAATTTTCAAAGTTGAGGCTGTGAAACCAACTTACAGACTTGCTTTGCTAACAGCATTAGCATTCCTCCTTTGCGCACCACTCCCACTCGTCGCCCACCTTGGACGACCGGAGAGAGCTTTTGAGATCATGACTACACCGCACCTAACTTCAGCGATGGCTGGTTTCGGCTTCGTTTACGCCTGGTATTTACTAATCGTTCTTCTCACGGAAATCTACTACGATTACAGGAGGGATATCATCAGGTGGGCTAAAGAGTACAAGGGAATTCGTGGGTTCATATACAGAGTTCTCACCCTCGGAGAGTGGGACGACAGCGAAGAAGCTTTAAAAGCCGATCAAAGGGTCGTCAATATTGTAACTATAGTCGGTTTGCCATCGGCAGCGCTTCTACACGGTTACGTTGGATTTATCTTTGGTAGTGTAAAAGCAAACATATGGTGGAGTTCGCCACTGATGCCGATAATTTTCCTCTTCTCGGCTATGGTTTCCGGAATTGCCTTGGTCCTTCTGATCTACATTGCAAGCAGTTATATAAGAGGAGTAGAGCCTGATAAAGCTTGTACTGACACTTTAGCCGGATATCTGCTCTACAGCTACATCCTCGACCTCGGTCTTGAGGCTATGGAGCTCATACACATCTTCTACACCCAAGAAGAGGGATTTGACGCAATAGTCACATTAATCTCCGACAAAATATTCGTTTCGTTCGTAATAATTCAGATATTCTTCGGAACTCTCGTGCCAATAATTCTCCTGCTAATAGCAAAGACCGGAATATTCAAGTTCAACGTCAGAAAGTACCTCTACATCTTCGCTACAGTTCTAACACTCATAGGAGTATTCGCTATGAGGTGGAACGTCGTAATTGGGGGACAGATCCTTTCAAAGACCTACATGGGGTACTCCTACTACATAATGCCCGTCTTTGGTCCAGAAAGTCTCAGCATAGCTCTAGCAATAATGGCTTTGCCGTTCGTAATTCTGGCGATTTTAGTGAAAATACTGCCTCCGTGGGAAGCGCCATACGTGTGGGAAAAACCAGAACTCGAATAA
- a CDS encoding 4Fe-4S dicluster domain-containing protein: MKRRKFLLALTALFGIFGIKRRAFAEPTEDYDWNAHYYAFVVDTRKCIGCGRCVRACKIENEVPMLPFYFRTWVERWVWLKEEKEPKVDSPNGGMEGFPTIYDERAIAKSYFVPKLCNHCDRPPCVQVCPVGATYKTKDGVILVDEKYCIGCRYCIQACPYGARYLYPFDGPRESRRGTADKCTWCYHRVTKGYKPACVEVCPTQARKFGDLKDPNDEIHKILEENRIQVLKPEMGTKPKVFYIGLDSEVR; encoded by the coding sequence ATGAAGAGGAGGAAGTTCTTGCTCGCTCTCACAGCTTTATTCGGGATTTTCGGAATAAAAAGGAGAGCTTTTGCGGAACCAACCGAAGACTACGACTGGAACGCACACTACTACGCGTTCGTTGTGGATACGAGGAAGTGCATTGGCTGTGGAAGGTGCGTAAGGGCTTGTAAAATAGAAAACGAGGTTCCGATGCTTCCCTTTTACTTCAGAACATGGGTTGAGAGATGGGTTTGGTTGAAGGAAGAGAAGGAGCCGAAAGTTGACTCTCCCAACGGAGGTATGGAGGGCTTTCCGACAATTTACGACGAGAGGGCTATAGCAAAGTCCTACTTCGTTCCAAAGCTCTGCAACCACTGCGACCGTCCGCCATGCGTTCAGGTGTGTCCAGTTGGAGCGACGTACAAAACAAAAGATGGTGTGATTCTGGTTGATGAGAAATACTGCATAGGCTGCAGATACTGCATTCAAGCCTGCCCTTACGGAGCTCGATATCTGTATCCTTTTGATGGTCCGAGAGAGAGCAGAAGGGGAACTGCTGACAAATGCACGTGGTGCTACCACAGAGTAACGAAAGGATATAAGCCAGCATGTGTTGAAGTTTGTCCGACTCAAGCAAGAAAGTTCGGAGATCTTAAAGATCCCAATGATGAGATCCATAAGATTCTGGAAGAGAACAGAATTCAGGTTTTAAAGCCTGAAATGGGAACGAAGCCTAAGGTGTTTTACATCGGTCTCGACTCAGAGGTGAGATAA
- the queD gene encoding 6-carboxytetrahydropterin synthase QueD, which produces MRIGVSEVFSAAHYIPEHWKCGKIHGHNFKVEVEIEGEVKENGMVMDFLDLKKELKEVLKEFDHRIINEIIEIPTSENICLEIFRRLKDRGLSVVRVRVYESEDKWAEIRAD; this is translated from the coding sequence ATGAGGATCGGAGTAAGCGAGGTGTTTAGCGCCGCTCACTACATTCCCGAACACTGGAAGTGTGGCAAGATCCACGGACATAACTTCAAAGTTGAGGTGGAAATTGAAGGGGAAGTAAAGGAGAACGGAATGGTTATGGACTTCCTCGACTTAAAAAAGGAGTTGAAAGAAGTTCTTAAGGAGTTCGACCACAGGATAATTAACGAGATAATTGAAATTCCGACCTCCGAAAACATCTGTCTTGAGATCTTCAGAAGGTTGAAAGATCGCGGACTGAGCGTTGTCAGAGTTAGAGTTTACGAAAGCGAGGACAAGTGGGCGGAGATAAGAGCGGACTGA
- a CDS encoding 7-carboxy-7-deazaguanine synthase QueE, whose protein sequence is MKAKISEIFYSIQGEGIFCGVRQLFIRFYGCNLNCYYCDTTYNEDCVNYAYNEVRKNPVELDYVQRIIDESERIHSVSFTGGEPLLYADFIASLKKTKKFYLESNMTLPEKAKKVRFFDVVAGDLKVREAVENYDEVFERTVKCYKILRDTRKRVTFCKIVLPPKFNFEEVLNSAMEIKDYVRCFVLQPVFGTFGENILKLQEAILEFSDARIIPQVHKYLGVR, encoded by the coding sequence ATGAAGGCAAAAATCAGTGAGATTTTTTACTCAATTCAAGGAGAGGGAATTTTCTGCGGCGTTAGGCAGCTCTTCATCAGATTCTACGGGTGCAACCTAAACTGCTACTACTGCGACACAACTTACAACGAGGATTGCGTTAACTACGCTTACAACGAGGTGAGAAAAAATCCCGTAGAATTGGATTATGTGCAGAGAATAATAGACGAAAGCGAGAGAATCCACTCCGTTTCGTTCACGGGAGGAGAGCCTTTGCTTTACGCAGATTTCATAGCCAGTCTCAAAAAAACCAAGAAGTTTTACCTCGAATCAAACATGACTCTCCCAGAGAAAGCGAAGAAGGTCAGGTTTTTCGACGTAGTTGCTGGAGATTTAAAGGTTAGAGAGGCTGTGGAAAATTACGATGAGGTTTTCGAAAGGACCGTAAAGTGTTACAAAATTCTGAGAGACACGAGAAAGAGAGTAACCTTCTGCAAGATAGTTCTTCCACCGAAGTTCAATTTCGAGGAAGTGTTAAATTCAGCGATGGAAATTAAAGATTACGTCAGGTGTTTCGTGCTCCAGCCGGTCTTCGGAACGTTCGGGGAAAACATTTTAAAATTGCAGGAAGCGATTCTCGAATTCAGCGACGCAAGAATAATTCCTCAAGTCCACAAGTATCTGGGGGTGAGGTAA
- the queC gene encoding 7-cyano-7-deazaguanine synthase QueC, which produces MRGVLILSGGIDSSTLLYYLLKKGYEVHALTFYYGQRHSKEIEYSKRIVEEAKKVGKVEHKVVDISSIHELIAKGALTSDEDVPKAFYTEEVQRRTIVPNRNMILLSIAAGYAVKIGAAEVFYAAHKSDYSVYPDCRKEFVKALDTALYLGNLWTPVELRAPFVDMTKAEIVKLGLELKVPYEHTWSCYEGGERPCLSCGTCLERTEAFLLNDAKDPLLSDEEWERAVKIYEEKKKEYEGKNQ; this is translated from the coding sequence ATGAGAGGGGTGCTCATACTAAGCGGAGGGATAGACAGCTCAACTCTGCTCTATTACCTATTGAAGAAGGGATACGAGGTTCACGCTCTAACTTTTTACTACGGGCAGAGGCACTCTAAAGAGATAGAGTATTCGAAGAGGATAGTTGAAGAAGCCAAAAAAGTTGGAAAAGTCGAGCATAAAGTTGTTGACATCTCTTCCATCCACGAGCTCATAGCCAAAGGAGCGTTGACTTCGGATGAGGACGTGCCTAAAGCTTTTTACACGGAAGAAGTTCAGAGAAGAACGATCGTCCCGAACAGGAACATGATATTACTTTCGATAGCTGCCGGATATGCGGTCAAAATTGGAGCGGCAGAAGTTTTTTACGCCGCTCACAAAAGCGATTACAGCGTATATCCGGACTGCAGAAAAGAGTTCGTAAAAGCGTTGGACACAGCTTTATACCTCGGGAACCTCTGGACGCCAGTGGAGCTTCGCGCTCCCTTCGTCGACATGACTAAAGCTGAGATCGTCAAGCTCGGCTTGGAGCTTAAAGTTCCCTACGAACACACTTGGAGCTGCTACGAAGGAGGAGAGAGACCTTGCCTTAGCTGCGGAACCTGCTTGGAAAGGACCGAAGCGTTTCTTCTAAACGACGCTAAAGATCCGCTTTTGAGCGATGAAGAATGGGAGAGGGCTGTAAAGATTTACGAGGAGAAGAAGAAAGAGTATGAAGGCAAAAATCAGTGA
- a CDS encoding geranylgeranyl reductase family protein, protein MDVVVAGVGVAGSFALHYLPKNFEVVGIDKRTKLGYPVECGEIVPVKKEMKALLPNLDDYSIFEIPKKFESNRTRWMKFVLPNGREIDVEFEMHVIRRDEMIRTLAENSGHRLILGKTFDFDGDIIVEGRRLESKVIIGSDGANSRIRRRLGLKFEISPAKQYVVRGFEGEEDTIYMYVGKKIAAGGYAWIIPKGDSVANVGTGFRAEYAEKGDNIHKALDRFLREYPYSSRMLKKAEIIQKIGAVVPIDLPVKSVHGKVILSGDSASMIISHVGAGIPPSMVAGKIAAEVVTEFLNGSVELEEYERRWKDAMYDVMVRSNYLKRMWDKIAERDERVNKLFRIVSEKDMSAILRAKIPMKIKFASILLPVVTTFL, encoded by the coding sequence ATGGATGTGGTCGTTGCTGGAGTTGGTGTTGCCGGAAGCTTCGCTCTACATTACCTCCCGAAAAATTTTGAAGTTGTCGGAATAGACAAAAGAACTAAACTCGGTTATCCGGTGGAGTGCGGAGAAATCGTTCCCGTTAAAAAGGAAATGAAAGCTCTTCTACCGAATCTGGACGATTACTCCATCTTCGAAATTCCGAAAAAGTTCGAGAGCAACAGGACGAGGTGGATGAAATTCGTCCTTCCAAATGGTAGAGAGATAGATGTCGAGTTCGAAATGCACGTAATAAGGAGAGACGAGATGATCAGAACGTTGGCTGAAAACTCCGGGCATAGGCTAATTCTCGGAAAGACGTTCGATTTTGACGGTGATATCATTGTGGAGGGGAGAAGACTCGAAAGCAAAGTCATCATTGGCTCCGATGGAGCTAATTCGAGGATAAGGAGAAGACTCGGCTTAAAATTCGAAATCTCTCCGGCAAAGCAGTACGTAGTTAGGGGATTTGAGGGAGAGGAGGATACGATATACATGTACGTGGGAAAGAAAATTGCCGCCGGAGGCTACGCGTGGATAATCCCTAAAGGAGATAGTGTAGCTAACGTTGGGACTGGATTTAGAGCGGAATACGCTGAGAAAGGAGATAACATTCACAAAGCTCTCGATAGGTTTTTGAGAGAGTATCCTTACAGCAGCAGGATGCTTAAAAAAGCTGAGATAATTCAGAAAATTGGAGCAGTCGTCCCTATCGACTTGCCGGTGAAAAGCGTTCACGGAAAAGTGATTTTATCAGGAGATTCGGCGAGCATGATAATAAGTCACGTCGGAGCCGGCATCCCTCCTTCCATGGTCGCTGGAAAGATCGCTGCTGAGGTCGTTACGGAATTCCTTAACGGAAGTGTAGAGCTTGAGGAATACGAGAGGAGGTGGAAGGATGCTATGTACGACGTCATGGTTAGAAGTAACTACTTAAAAAGGATGTGGGATAAAATAGCTGAGAGAGACGAGAGAGTGAACAAGCTCTTCAGAATCGTAAGCGAAAAAGATATGAGCGCAATTTTGCGAGCTAAAATTCCAATGAAAATTAAATTTGCATCCATTTTACTTCCCGTAGTTACGACATTTTTGTAA
- a CDS encoding M20 family metallo-hydrolase yields MMEKIFERVESYRDFSVEVLSKLIEIKALSPENGGDGEYEKAEYVESLLENLKVRRYDAKDDRVSSGVRPNIVAELEGEEKRRLWIVTHLDVVPEGDISLWESDPFKAVYKDGKVYGRGSEDNGQSLVGSIIAAKALIDLEITPKLTLSLAFVSDEETGSRYGIQHLINLGVFRKDDLILVPDAGFPKGDKIEIAEKNILWLKITVLGKQGHASRPDLCKNANRKAMQLLVELDKELHKKFSKRNDLFNPPYSTFEPTKREKNVDNINTIPGRDVSYIDCRILPEYKNEEVIEFVKEFVEKRKEDFEVFVDVVQDESSPPTKEDSEIVQRLMRAIKVARNIDAKLCGIGGNTCAAFFRKAGFETAVWSTTDGKAHEPNEYAKIDNLIEDAKVFALLPVL; encoded by the coding sequence ATGATGGAGAAAATTTTTGAAAGAGTTGAGAGTTACAGAGACTTTTCCGTAGAAGTTCTTTCTAAGCTAATCGAAATAAAAGCTCTCTCTCCAGAAAACGGAGGGGATGGAGAGTACGAAAAAGCTGAATACGTCGAATCTCTCCTCGAAAACTTAAAGGTTAGGAGGTACGACGCTAAGGATGACAGAGTAAGCTCTGGAGTTCGACCCAACATAGTGGCTGAGCTTGAGGGGGAAGAGAAGAGAAGGCTCTGGATCGTCACGCACCTCGATGTCGTTCCGGAGGGAGACATTTCTCTGTGGGAGAGCGATCCGTTCAAAGCTGTTTACAAGGACGGCAAAGTCTATGGAAGGGGGAGCGAAGATAACGGGCAGAGCTTGGTCGGTTCGATAATAGCTGCTAAAGCTCTGATAGATCTTGAAATCACTCCAAAGTTAACATTGTCCTTAGCCTTCGTTTCCGATGAAGAGACCGGAAGCAGGTACGGAATTCAGCATTTAATAAACTTGGGCGTTTTTCGCAAAGACGATCTAATTCTCGTCCCCGACGCCGGTTTTCCGAAGGGAGATAAAATAGAGATTGCGGAGAAAAACATCCTATGGTTGAAGATTACGGTTTTAGGAAAGCAAGGACATGCGAGCAGACCCGATTTGTGTAAAAATGCGAACAGAAAGGCAATGCAGCTGCTCGTCGAACTCGATAAAGAGTTGCATAAGAAGTTTTCTAAGAGAAACGACCTGTTTAACCCTCCTTATTCTACCTTCGAGCCTACGAAGAGGGAGAAAAATGTAGATAACATAAACACGATTCCGGGGAGAGACGTTAGCTACATAGACTGTCGAATTTTGCCGGAGTATAAGAACGAGGAAGTGATCGAATTCGTTAAAGAATTCGTTGAGAAAAGAAAGGAAGACTTTGAAGTTTTCGTCGACGTAGTTCAGGATGAGAGTTCCCCTCCAACGAAAGAAGACAGCGAGATCGTTCAGAGATTGATGAGGGCGATAAAAGTTGCGAGAAATATAGATGCCAAGCTTTGCGGAATCGGAGGGAATACTTGTGCAGCTTTCTTCAGAAAAGCAGGGTTTGAAACAGCTGTCTGGAGCACGACGGACGGAAAAGCTCACGAGCCGAACGAATATGCGAAAATAGACAACCTGATAGAAGACGCCAAGGTTTTCGCTTTGCTGCCAGTTTTATGA
- the radA gene encoding DNA repair and recombination protein RadA, which translates to MAKNNKKEEKNEKNEELVEESFREIDLEELPNVGPSTAEKLREAGYSTIEAIAVASPQELSSAADIPESTAAKIIAAARKFANIGGFETGLTILERRKNIGKITTGSKALDDLLGGGVETQAITELFGEFGSGKTQICHQLAVNVQLPKEKGGLNGVVVVIDTEGTFRPERIVQMAKAKDLDPDVALENIYVAQAYNSNHQMLLVDNAKELANKLRKEGKHVRLLVVDSLTAHFRAEYIGRGTLADRQQKLNRHLHDLLRFGELFNAAIVVTNQVMAKPDQFFGDPTKPVGGHIVAHTATFRVYLRKSKGELRVARLIDSPHLPEAEAVFKITERGIEDK; encoded by the coding sequence ATGGCTAAGAATAACAAGAAGGAAGAGAAGAACGAAAAAAACGAAGAATTGGTTGAGGAGTCGTTTAGGGAAATCGATCTTGAGGAATTGCCTAACGTAGGACCTTCAACAGCCGAAAAATTGAGAGAAGCCGGGTACTCTACGATAGAAGCAATTGCCGTTGCCTCTCCTCAGGAGTTAAGCTCAGCAGCTGACATTCCTGAAAGCACAGCTGCGAAAATAATTGCTGCAGCGAGAAAATTTGCGAACATCGGCGGATTCGAAACGGGTTTGACGATCCTCGAAAGGAGGAAAAACATAGGTAAGATAACCACCGGGAGCAAAGCCCTCGACGATTTGCTTGGAGGAGGAGTGGAAACTCAGGCTATCACCGAGCTTTTCGGCGAGTTTGGAAGCGGTAAAACTCAGATTTGCCATCAGCTTGCTGTGAACGTTCAGCTTCCAAAGGAAAAGGGTGGGCTTAACGGAGTTGTGGTGGTCATAGACACCGAAGGAACTTTCAGACCGGAGAGAATAGTTCAGATGGCTAAAGCAAAAGATCTCGATCCGGATGTGGCGCTGGAAAACATCTACGTTGCTCAGGCTTACAACTCCAATCACCAGATGCTTTTGGTAGACAACGCTAAGGAGTTGGCTAACAAGCTTAGAAAGGAAGGAAAACACGTGAGGCTGCTCGTTGTTGATTCGCTCACAGCCCACTTCAGAGCGGAGTACATAGGGAGAGGAACCTTGGCTGACAGGCAACAAAAGCTGAACAGACACCTCCACGATTTGCTTAGATTTGGAGAGTTGTTTAACGCTGCTATTGTCGTTACCAACCAAGTTATGGCTAAGCCGGACCAATTCTTCGGCGATCCGACGAAACCGGTTGGAGGACATATCGTGGCTCATACAGCGACATTCAGAGTCTATTTGAGGAAGAGTAAAGGCGAGCTGCGAGTTGCGAGGCTTATAGATTCTCCACACTTGCCAGAGGCTGAGGCTGTGTTCAAAATAACGGAACGTGGAATAGAGGACAAGTAA
- a CDS encoding RAD55 family ATPase, whose translation MRIRSGIYGLDELLGGGFHSNSVVVVVGTSGTGKTIFSLQTLLEGLRNGSRGIYISFEFGEKDVIRLAKSLGWDELEDYINGGELEVRNFYAENVSLLSTDLVSIVNGASKADRIAIDSFTPLISPIDINARRDVNWLFSKLREKELAVVTVEEPLNGDLGRPDVSIPVFLADTVINLKNLGYGEPFNRTIQIIKHRASWHAEGVFPYKILPGLGIVVEGYETEEEEVEEIVEKFRGLPEKVRKLAEEIAKITGKDAEKYVKLLMERYEV comes from the coding sequence ATGAGAATTAGAAGCGGAATTTACGGTTTAGACGAGCTGCTCGGCGGAGGATTTCACAGTAACTCGGTCGTTGTGGTAGTCGGGACTTCCGGCACGGGAAAAACGATATTCTCCCTTCAAACGCTACTTGAAGGGTTGAGAAACGGAAGCAGGGGAATTTACATTTCTTTCGAATTCGGAGAGAAGGACGTTATAAGGCTCGCGAAATCTCTCGGCTGGGACGAATTGGAAGATTACATCAATGGCGGGGAGCTCGAAGTTAGAAATTTCTACGCCGAGAACGTTTCGCTTTTAAGCACCGATCTCGTTTCCATCGTTAACGGAGCGTCAAAAGCGGATAGAATCGCTATAGATTCATTTACTCCTCTTATTTCTCCGATCGACATTAACGCAAGAAGAGACGTGAACTGGCTTTTTAGCAAGCTCAGAGAAAAGGAGCTCGCAGTAGTTACGGTTGAAGAACCTTTGAACGGAGATCTCGGAAGACCCGACGTCTCCATTCCGGTGTTTTTAGCCGACACTGTGATAAACCTCAAAAATCTCGGCTACGGCGAGCCTTTCAACAGGACGATTCAGATAATAAAGCATCGCGCTTCTTGGCATGCGGAGGGAGTTTTCCCCTACAAAATTCTCCCGGGTCTCGGAATAGTCGTTGAGGGATACGAAACGGAGGAGGAAGAGGTAGAAGAGATCGTCGAAAAATTCAGAGGACTTCCGGAAAAAGTAAGAAAACTTGCTGAGGAAATAGCGAAAATAACGGGAAAGGATGCGGAAAAGTACGTAAAATTGCTGATGGAGAGGTATGAGGTCTAA
- a CDS encoding UbiA family prenyltransferase, with translation MDKNLIKAVIAYSAKPPTIFYPIPLLPILIVGFADGSLLDIAIVILFTSLFYSALNLWNHVNDYKEDFEAGKNTPFIYDNVRKATTAYVFLAYALSLVIFFTLSSTPLGKILFTIVLLLTFLYSDNMITKLRLKKHYATELLTYIVCVPSFILSLHDLVKPINDKAVLLSLSFSPFVISTVFIKDLKDISEDRRAGWKTLGVVFEAENLIKTFFCLNILFYITFAAFSQKFIKISPIFPIAFSLIPAYYFVKSSKENWAISFELARRVQMTVYAGFFFTIIYAVLFYFE, from the coding sequence ATGGACAAGAATTTAATAAAAGCTGTGATAGCATATTCGGCTAAGCCACCCACAATCTTTTATCCTATCCCCCTTCTTCCGATTTTGATCGTCGGTTTCGCCGATGGGAGTTTGCTTGATATCGCTATCGTAATTCTGTTCACGTCTCTGTTTTACTCAGCACTAAACCTCTGGAATCACGTAAACGACTACAAAGAGGATTTTGAGGCAGGGAAAAACACTCCCTTTATTTACGATAACGTTAGAAAGGCTACAACTGCATATGTTTTCTTAGCATATGCTCTATCGTTAGTAATTTTCTTCACCCTCTCCTCGACTCCGCTCGGAAAAATACTCTTCACCATCGTTTTACTTCTAACTTTCCTCTACTCGGACAACATGATCACAAAATTAAGATTGAAGAAGCATTACGCAACTGAGCTTCTCACGTATATCGTCTGCGTACCCTCCTTCATTCTTTCTCTCCACGACCTCGTGAAGCCGATAAACGATAAGGCTGTATTGCTTTCCCTTTCCTTCTCACCCTTTGTTATTTCGACGGTATTTATAAAAGATTTAAAAGATATAAGTGAAGATAGAAGAGCTGGATGGAAGACGCTCGGAGTTGTTTTTGAAGCTGAAAATTTGATAAAAACTTTCTTCTGCTTAAACATACTGTTCTACATAACTTTTGCAGCATTTTCACAAAAATTCATAAAAATATCTCCGATTTTCCCGATAGCTTTCTCTCTAATTCCAGCATACTATTTCGTCAAGAGCTCTAAAGAAAATTGGGCAATATCCTTCGAACTTGCCAGAAGAGTTCAGATGACTGTATATGCTGGCTTCTTCTTCACAATAATATATGCAGTACTATTTTATTTCGAATAG